In one Methanomassiliicoccales archaeon genomic region, the following are encoded:
- a CDS encoding fumarylacetoacetate hydrolase family protein, which produces MRPGKIVCIGQNYRAHIKELRSEVPEEPVIFLKPASALIGDGEEILVPANLGRVDYEAELALIIGKRCKNVTVSKAYAYIDRAAVFNDVTARDVQGKARKAGLPWALAKGMDTFAPMSEPKAISDVPDMHDLNVRLRLNGELRQNGFTKDMIFPVEERIAYISRFMTLEPGDVIATGTPEGVGPIGNGDLVEASIEGVGKVSNPVRFL; this is translated from the coding sequence ATGCGTCCGGGCAAGATCGTGTGCATCGGGCAGAACTACCGTGCCCATATCAAGGAGCTGAGGTCAGAGGTGCCCGAGGAACCGGTGATCTTCCTGAAGCCAGCGAGCGCACTTATCGGGGACGGGGAAGAGATCCTTGTCCCGGCGAACTTGGGCCGGGTGGATTACGAGGCGGAGCTGGCGTTGATTATAGGCAAGAGATGCAAGAACGTCACGGTGTCCAAGGCCTATGCATACATCGACCGGGCTGCCGTTTTCAACGATGTTACCGCTCGCGACGTCCAGGGCAAGGCGCGCAAGGCTGGCCTGCCATGGGCTTTGGCAAAGGGCATGGATACATTTGCCCCGATGTCCGAACCCAAAGCTATCTCAGACGTACCAGATATGCACGATCTAAACGTGCGATTGCGATTGAACGGCGAGCTGCGTCAGAACGGCTTCACCAAGGACATGATCTTCCCGGTGGAGGAGCGGATCGCGTACATCTCGAGGTTCATGACGCTTGAGCCAGGTGACGTCATCGCCACCGGCACCCCGGAAGGCGTCGGACCGATCGGGAACGGCGATCTTGTCGAAGCGAGCATCGAGGGCGTGGGCAAGGTCAGCAATCCAGTGCGTTTCCTCTGA
- a CDS encoding RlmE family RNA methyltransferase: protein MSKRWLDERRRDPYYRKAKQMDYRSRASFKLIQLDDKFRLLRPGAIVADLGAAPGGWLQVAKERVGARGKIVGVDLQGIEPIEDVITVRGDMRKDETVAEMLEALGGKADVVLSDMSPSISGNYSMDQARSVDLCEHALEFAEKVLKPHGSLVMKIFEGDMMQDFLKLVKSKFKEVRLGAPDASRSSSSEIYIVAKGYVQK, encoded by the coding sequence ATGTCAAAGCGATGGCTGGACGAGCGCCGTCGTGATCCCTATTACAGGAAAGCGAAGCAGATGGACTACCGCAGCCGCGCCTCCTTCAAGTTGATACAGCTCGATGACAAGTTCCGTCTTCTGAGGCCGGGAGCCATCGTCGCCGACCTCGGAGCGGCACCGGGTGGCTGGCTCCAGGTGGCCAAGGAAAGGGTGGGCGCCCGAGGCAAGATCGTGGGCGTGGACCTGCAAGGGATCGAGCCCATCGAGGATGTGATCACGGTCCGGGGCGACATGCGCAAGGATGAGACCGTAGCGGAGATGCTGGAAGCGCTCGGAGGCAAGGCCGATGTCGTGCTCTCGGACATGTCGCCCAGTATCTCAGGCAACTATTCCATGGACCAAGCCCGTTCGGTGGACCTTTGCGAGCACGCGCTGGAATTCGCAGAGAAGGTGCTCAAGCCGCACGGATCGCTGGTCATGAAGATATTCGAAGGGGACATGATGCAGGATTTCCTGAAGCTGGTGAAGAGCAAGTTCAAAGAGGTCAGGTTGGGCGCTCCGGACGCTTCGCGCTCCTCTTCATCGGAGATCTACATCGTGGCCAAGGGATACGTCCAGAAGTAG
- the purM gene encoding phosphoribosylformylglycinamidine cyclo-ligase encodes MRKSRMTYAKAGVNIDAKSQAIASLVKQLKYRRKGRGGNMDIKGQFTSLIDFGEVALTLCTDGVGTKLLIAEALDRWDTVGIDCMAMNVNDTICVGAEPFAFVDYIAVDKPNARVTEQIGVGLNEGARMANVDLVGGEIAVLPEIVKGVDLSGSCLGFVEKEDIVDGSKVKVGDVIIGLPSSGVHSNGLTLARKILERNEIGLDQKFAKLGRSIGLELLTPTSIYVRPVLRMLEKCQVTGMVDVTGGGLRNFVRLKRGVRFEISNPLDHPPVFGILQELGEVEDMEMYQTFNMGMGFAVVCRDDQAKETVKALGGGAKVVGHVVNGEGVGSEPLGLDYCQY; translated from the coding sequence ATGCGCAAGTCCCGAATGACCTACGCGAAGGCTGGCGTGAACATCGACGCTAAGTCGCAGGCCATTGCCTCCCTGGTCAAGCAGCTCAAGTACCGAAGGAAGGGCAGAGGTGGGAACATGGATATCAAAGGGCAGTTCACATCGCTCATCGACTTCGGTGAGGTAGCGCTAACGCTCTGCACGGACGGGGTGGGCACCAAGCTGTTGATCGCGGAGGCCCTGGACAGATGGGACACGGTAGGCATCGATTGCATGGCCATGAACGTCAACGACACGATCTGCGTGGGCGCCGAGCCCTTCGCTTTCGTGGACTACATCGCCGTCGACAAGCCGAACGCTCGGGTGACCGAGCAGATCGGTGTTGGTCTGAACGAAGGCGCTAGGATGGCGAACGTGGACCTGGTGGGAGGGGAGATCGCCGTCCTTCCTGAGATCGTGAAAGGCGTGGACCTATCAGGAAGCTGCTTGGGTTTCGTTGAGAAGGAGGATATCGTCGATGGCTCCAAGGTCAAGGTGGGCGACGTGATCATCGGACTGCCTTCTTCCGGCGTGCACTCCAACGGACTCACCCTGGCGCGGAAGATCCTGGAAAGAAATGAGATTGGGCTCGATCAGAAGTTCGCGAAGCTTGGCAGGAGCATCGGGCTTGAGCTCCTCACCCCCACCTCGATCTACGTCAGGCCCGTTCTGAGGATGCTAGAGAAATGCCAGGTCACTGGCATGGTGGACGTGACCGGGGGTGGGCTGCGCAACTTCGTCCGCTTGAAGAGGGGCGTGCGCTTTGAGATATCGAATCCTCTCGATCACCCGCCGGTGTTCGGGATCCTGCAGGAGCTAGGCGAAGTCGAGGACATGGAGATGTACCAGACCTTCAACATGGGGATGGGGTTCGCAGTCGTTTGCCGGGATGACCAGGCGAAGGAAACGGTCAAGGCGCTTGGCGGTGGCGCAAAAGTCGTGGGCCACGTGGTGAACGGCGAAGGAGTAGGTTCGGAGCCGCTCGGCTTGGACTATTGCCAGTACTAG
- a CDS encoding DUF531 family protein produces the protein MARQGRATIALWNSYDPKTFREAHRRILARAGPLALAFDLNLATFGFPFPPELTTPQKIADWVATTTSIGEDGAYLKELTAKGRFSTFPYMEKGFPPQLGESVLTTCNAEARKKRSADEVAQMLRDGRSMALIFGTGPKGVPKGLFDIAQHHLDITFGGYSLETCTALGAVVGVIAHKVKGGRSEA, from the coding sequence ATGGCGAGACAGGGCCGGGCGACCATCGCCCTCTGGAACTCCTACGATCCCAAGACCTTCCGGGAGGCGCACCGGCGCATCCTGGCCCGAGCTGGTCCCCTTGCCCTGGCTTTCGACCTCAACCTAGCCACCTTCGGTTTTCCTTTCCCTCCGGAGCTGACGACGCCGCAGAAAATCGCGGACTGGGTGGCGACCACGACCTCCATAGGCGAGGACGGTGCGTACCTCAAGGAGCTCACCGCCAAAGGCCGCTTCTCCACATTCCCCTATATGGAGAAGGGCTTTCCGCCGCAGCTAGGAGAATCGGTGCTCACTACCTGCAATGCCGAAGCGAGGAAGAAGAGGAGCGCGGACGAGGTGGCGCAGATGCTGAGGGATGGCAGGAGCATGGCGCTCATCTTCGGAACCGGGCCTAAGGGCGTGCCCAAAGGCTTGTTCGACATCGCACAGCATCACCTGGACATAACATTCGGAGGGTACTCGCTAGAGACTTGCACCGCCTTAGGCGCCGTGGTCGGGGTCATCGCGCATAAGGTGAAGGGCGGAAGGTCCGAGGCTTGA
- a CDS encoding deoxyhypusine synthase family protein: MVKKSDIMKEKVKAIDFDQISTVADLVDAYKDSSVQSRALATCAIALENAMKDEARPTIVLGLAGPLVAAGLRKVIADLIRYGIVDAVVSIGAIPYQDFYQAKGYSHYKCSPRIDDLKLREFFIDRIYDTLVDENKFRETDAAIGKIAGELEPRSYSSREFMQILGSHCAKDESSILGIAYRFGVPIFVPALNDSSIGIGLTGLYVERCKKGEEFMSIDPIRDNWELTQIKIHSEKTAVIYIGGGVPKNYIQQTEVIAETLGYDRGGHHYAIQITTDAPQWGGLSGCTFEEAQSWGKVNRDATKAVAYVEASIGLSLMAGYILQKKLWKGRKRLRYDWQGDELKSIKQVPLKIE, from the coding sequence ATGGTCAAGAAATCAGATATCATGAAGGAGAAGGTCAAGGCCATCGATTTCGACCAGATCTCGACGGTCGCCGACCTGGTGGATGCCTATAAGGACAGCTCGGTGCAGAGCCGCGCATTGGCCACCTGCGCCATCGCATTGGAGAATGCCATGAAGGACGAGGCCCGTCCGACGATAGTGCTCGGGCTGGCCGGTCCGCTGGTAGCCGCCGGTCTGAGGAAGGTCATCGCGGACCTGATCCGCTACGGCATCGTGGACGCAGTGGTGTCCATCGGGGCAATACCCTACCAGGACTTCTACCAGGCGAAGGGCTACAGCCACTACAAATGCTCTCCGCGCATAGACGATCTGAAGCTGCGCGAGTTCTTCATCGACCGCATCTACGACACTCTGGTGGACGAGAACAAGTTCCGCGAGACCGATGCCGCCATCGGTAAGATAGCTGGGGAGCTGGAGCCTCGGAGCTATTCCAGTCGCGAGTTCATGCAGATCCTCGGTTCACATTGCGCCAAGGACGAGAGCTCCATACTGGGCATCGCCTATAGGTTCGGAGTGCCGATATTCGTACCGGCGCTGAACGATTCCTCCATTGGGATCGGTCTCACCGGCCTTTATGTGGAGAGGTGCAAGAAGGGCGAGGAGTTCATGAGCATCGACCCCATCCGCGACAACTGGGAGCTAACCCAGATTAAGATCCACTCCGAGAAGACGGCGGTCATCTACATCGGGGGCGGGGTGCCGAAGAACTACATCCAGCAGACCGAGGTCATCGCCGAGACCCTGGGCTACGACAGGGGCGGGCATCATTACGCCATCCAAATAACCACGGACGCGCCGCAGTGGGGCGGGCTGTCCGGCTGCACCTTCGAGGAGGCACAGTCATGGGGCAAGGTCAACCGGGATGCGACCAAGGCCGTGGCGTATGTGGAAGCGTCCATCGGCCTGAGCCTCATGGCCGGCTACATCCTGCAGAAGAAGCTGTGGAAGGGTCGCAAGCGCCTGAGATACGATTGGCAGGGCGATGAGCTGAAGAGCATCAAGCAGGTGCCTTTGAAGATCGAGTAG